Proteins from a genomic interval of Colias croceus chromosome 2, ilColCroc2.1:
- the LOC123701805 gene encoding probable serine incorporator isoform X3, whose amino-acid sequence MGAVLGLCSAAQLACCCGSAACSLCCSACPSCSNSTSTRLMYTLMLLLMTVVACITLAPGLHEEMKKVPFCANSTGLIPGNFKVDCDQAVGYLAVYRVCFATCLFFIFMALLTIGVKSSKDPRTGIQNGFWGIKYLVVIGATIGAFFIPEGQFASTWMVFGMIGGFCFIIIQLILIIDFAHSWAEKWVSNYEESQSKGWYSALLLSMLTCYSLTIAGIALLFTYYTTPNGCDLSKFFISINLILVVIASGISILPSVQEHQPRSGLLQSAVVSLYVTYLTWSALSNSAGECNASISTTNESSFDKQSIIGLIIWVCSVLYSCVRTASSSSKITMSDHILAKEGSGGNGGLIDNEEGDGGEAGNSGETKVFDNEGDGVAYSWSFFHVVFALATLYVMMTLTNWYNPSSQLSKENVASMWIKITSSWLCVGLYVWTLVAPAIFPDRDFN is encoded by the exons ATGGGCGCTGTATTGGGTCTTTGTTCAGCTGCACAG CTAGCATGCTGTTGCGGCAGTGCAGCATGTTCTCTGTGCTGCTCAGCATGTCCTTCCTGTTCAAACTCTACATCGACAAGACTTATGTACACTCTTATGTTATTACTGATGACAGTGGTGGCTTGCATTACATTGGCTCCGGGATTACATGAAGAAATGAAAAAG GTCCCATTTTGTGCAAATTCTACAGGGTTGATACCAGGCAACTTCAAAGTTGATTGTGATCAGGCAGTTGGCTATCTTGCTGtttatag GGTCTGCTTCGCTACATgcctatttttcatatttatggCACTTTTAACAATAGGGGTGAAGTCTTCTAAAGATCCCCGAACTGGCATACAAAAtgg ATTCTGGggcattaaatatttagtagTAATTGGTGCAACCATTGGTGCCTTTTTTATTCCAGAGGGTCAATTTGCTTCAACTTGGATGGTATTTGGAATGATAGGAggcttttgttttattattattcaacttATACTGATTATTGACTTTGCACACTCTTGGGCTGAAAAGTGGGTTT CAAACTATGAAGAATCTCAATCAAAAGGATGGTATTCTGCTCTTCTTCTTTCAATGCTAACTTGTTATTCTCTTACTATTGCGGGCATTGCATTGCTCTTTACTTACTACACTACg CCAAATGGATGTGACTTGTCCAAATTCTTCATTTCAATTAATCTTATCCTGGTTGTCATTGCCAGTGGTATCTCAATCCTTCCTTCTGTGCAAGAACACCAACCCCGCTCTGGCCTCCTGCAGTCTGCTGTTGTTTCTCTTTATGTTACATACCTTACATGGTCAGCACTATCTAATTCTGCTGGCGAATGCAATGCTAGCATCTCCACCACCAATGAG TCGTCATTTGATAAGCAGTCCATCATCGGGTTAATAATTTGGGTATGCAGCGTGTTGTACTCCTGCGTCCGTACCGCCTCTTCTTCCTCCAAAATCACGATGTCGGATCATATTCTCGCTAAAGAAGGCAGTGGAG GAAATGGAGGTCTAATTGATAACGAAG AGGGAGATGGAGGCGAGGCTGGCAATAGCGGAGAGACAAAAGTGTTCGACAATGAGGGTGATGGTGTTGCGTACTCGTGGAGTTTCTTCCACGTTGTCTTTGCACTGGCAACACTCTATGTTATGATGACACTCACCAATTGGTACAA CCCAAGCTCGCAGCTATCTAAGGAGAATGTAGCGTCAATGTGGATCAAGATCACATCGTCGTGGCTCTGCGTTGGTCTCTACGTGTGGACCCTGGTCGCACCCGCCATTTTCCCCGATAGGGACTTCAACTAA
- the LOC123701805 gene encoding probable serine incorporator isoform X1, producing the protein MGAVLGLCSAAQLACCCGSAACSLCCSACPSCSNSTSTRLMYTLMLLLMTVVACITLAPGLHEEMKKVPFCANSTGLIPGNFKVDCDQAVGYLAVYRVCFATCLFFIFMALLTIGVKSSKDPRTGIQNGFWGIKYLVVIGATIGAFFIPEGQFASTWMVFGMIGGFCFIIIQLILIIDFAHSWAEKWVSNYEESQSKGWYSALLLSMLTCYSLTIAGIALLFTYYTTPNGCDLSKFFISINLILVVIASGISILPSVQEHQPRSGLLQSAVVSLYVTYLTWSALSNSAGECNASISTTNEETQEDIYWSSFDKQSIIGLIIWVCSVLYSCVRTASSSSKITMSDHILAKEGSGGNGGLIDNEEGDGGEAGNSGETKVFDNEGDGVAYSWSFFHVVFALATLYVMMTLTNWYNPSSQLSKENVASMWIKITSSWLCVGLYVWTLVAPAIFPDRDFN; encoded by the exons ATGGGCGCTGTATTGGGTCTTTGTTCAGCTGCACAG CTAGCATGCTGTTGCGGCAGTGCAGCATGTTCTCTGTGCTGCTCAGCATGTCCTTCCTGTTCAAACTCTACATCGACAAGACTTATGTACACTCTTATGTTATTACTGATGACAGTGGTGGCTTGCATTACATTGGCTCCGGGATTACATGAAGAAATGAAAAAG GTCCCATTTTGTGCAAATTCTACAGGGTTGATACCAGGCAACTTCAAAGTTGATTGTGATCAGGCAGTTGGCTATCTTGCTGtttatag GGTCTGCTTCGCTACATgcctatttttcatatttatggCACTTTTAACAATAGGGGTGAAGTCTTCTAAAGATCCCCGAACTGGCATACAAAAtgg ATTCTGGggcattaaatatttagtagTAATTGGTGCAACCATTGGTGCCTTTTTTATTCCAGAGGGTCAATTTGCTTCAACTTGGATGGTATTTGGAATGATAGGAggcttttgttttattattattcaacttATACTGATTATTGACTTTGCACACTCTTGGGCTGAAAAGTGGGTTT CAAACTATGAAGAATCTCAATCAAAAGGATGGTATTCTGCTCTTCTTCTTTCAATGCTAACTTGTTATTCTCTTACTATTGCGGGCATTGCATTGCTCTTTACTTACTACACTACg CCAAATGGATGTGACTTGTCCAAATTCTTCATTTCAATTAATCTTATCCTGGTTGTCATTGCCAGTGGTATCTCAATCCTTCCTTCTGTGCAAGAACACCAACCCCGCTCTGGCCTCCTGCAGTCTGCTGTTGTTTCTCTTTATGTTACATACCTTACATGGTCAGCACTATCTAATTCTGCTGGCGAATGCAATGCTAGCATCTCCACCACCAATGAG GAGACACAAGAAGATATTTACTGG TCGTCATTTGATAAGCAGTCCATCATCGGGTTAATAATTTGGGTATGCAGCGTGTTGTACTCCTGCGTCCGTACCGCCTCTTCTTCCTCCAAAATCACGATGTCGGATCATATTCTCGCTAAAGAAGGCAGTGGAG GAAATGGAGGTCTAATTGATAACGAAG AGGGAGATGGAGGCGAGGCTGGCAATAGCGGAGAGACAAAAGTGTTCGACAATGAGGGTGATGGTGTTGCGTACTCGTGGAGTTTCTTCCACGTTGTCTTTGCACTGGCAACACTCTATGTTATGATGACACTCACCAATTGGTACAA CCCAAGCTCGCAGCTATCTAAGGAGAATGTAGCGTCAATGTGGATCAAGATCACATCGTCGTGGCTCTGCGTTGGTCTCTACGTGTGGACCCTGGTCGCACCCGCCATTTTCCCCGATAGGGACTTCAACTAA
- the LOC123701805 gene encoding probable serine incorporator isoform X5: protein MGAVLGLCSAAQLACCCGSAACSLCCSACPSCSNSTSTRLMYTLMLLLMTVVACITLAPGLHEEMKKVPFCANSTGLIPGNFKVDCDQAVGYLAVYRVCFATCLFFIFMALLTIGVKSSKDPRTGIQNGFWGIKYLVVIGATIGAFFIPEGQFASTWMVFGMIGGFCFIIIQLILIIDFAHSWAEKWVSNYEESQSKGWYSALLLSMLTCYSLTIAGIALLFTYYTTPNGCDLSKFFISINLILVVIASGISILPSVQEHQPRSGLLQSAVVSLYVTYLTWSALSNSAGECNASISTTNESSFDKQSIIGLIIWVCSVLYSCVRTASSSSKITMSDHILAKEGSGEGDGGEAGNSGETKVFDNEGDGVAYSWSFFHVVFALATLYVMMTLTNWYNPSSQLSKENVASMWIKITSSWLCVGLYVWTLVAPAIFPDRDFN from the exons ATGGGCGCTGTATTGGGTCTTTGTTCAGCTGCACAG CTAGCATGCTGTTGCGGCAGTGCAGCATGTTCTCTGTGCTGCTCAGCATGTCCTTCCTGTTCAAACTCTACATCGACAAGACTTATGTACACTCTTATGTTATTACTGATGACAGTGGTGGCTTGCATTACATTGGCTCCGGGATTACATGAAGAAATGAAAAAG GTCCCATTTTGTGCAAATTCTACAGGGTTGATACCAGGCAACTTCAAAGTTGATTGTGATCAGGCAGTTGGCTATCTTGCTGtttatag GGTCTGCTTCGCTACATgcctatttttcatatttatggCACTTTTAACAATAGGGGTGAAGTCTTCTAAAGATCCCCGAACTGGCATACAAAAtgg ATTCTGGggcattaaatatttagtagTAATTGGTGCAACCATTGGTGCCTTTTTTATTCCAGAGGGTCAATTTGCTTCAACTTGGATGGTATTTGGAATGATAGGAggcttttgttttattattattcaacttATACTGATTATTGACTTTGCACACTCTTGGGCTGAAAAGTGGGTTT CAAACTATGAAGAATCTCAATCAAAAGGATGGTATTCTGCTCTTCTTCTTTCAATGCTAACTTGTTATTCTCTTACTATTGCGGGCATTGCATTGCTCTTTACTTACTACACTACg CCAAATGGATGTGACTTGTCCAAATTCTTCATTTCAATTAATCTTATCCTGGTTGTCATTGCCAGTGGTATCTCAATCCTTCCTTCTGTGCAAGAACACCAACCCCGCTCTGGCCTCCTGCAGTCTGCTGTTGTTTCTCTTTATGTTACATACCTTACATGGTCAGCACTATCTAATTCTGCTGGCGAATGCAATGCTAGCATCTCCACCACCAATGAG TCGTCATTTGATAAGCAGTCCATCATCGGGTTAATAATTTGGGTATGCAGCGTGTTGTACTCCTGCGTCCGTACCGCCTCTTCTTCCTCCAAAATCACGATGTCGGATCATATTCTCGCTAAAGAAGGCAGTGGAG AGGGAGATGGAGGCGAGGCTGGCAATAGCGGAGAGACAAAAGTGTTCGACAATGAGGGTGATGGTGTTGCGTACTCGTGGAGTTTCTTCCACGTTGTCTTTGCACTGGCAACACTCTATGTTATGATGACACTCACCAATTGGTACAA CCCAAGCTCGCAGCTATCTAAGGAGAATGTAGCGTCAATGTGGATCAAGATCACATCGTCGTGGCTCTGCGTTGGTCTCTACGTGTGGACCCTGGTCGCACCCGCCATTTTCCCCGATAGGGACTTCAACTAA
- the LOC123701805 gene encoding probable serine incorporator isoform X4 yields MGAVLGLCSAAQLACCCGSAACSLCCSACPSCSNSTSTRLMYTLMLLLMTVVACITLAPGLHEEMKKVPFCANSTGLIPGNFKVDCDQAVGYLAVYRVCFATCLFFIFMALLTIGVKSSKDPRTGIQNGFWGIKYLVVIGATIGAFFIPEGQFASTWMVFGMIGGFCFIIIQLILIIDFAHSWAEKWVSNYEESQSKGWYSALLLSMLTCYSLTIAGIALLFTYYTTPNGCDLSKFFISINLILVVIASGISILPSVQEHQPRSGLLQSAVVSLYVTYLTWSALSNSAGECNASISTTNEETQEDIYWSSFDKQSIIGLIIWVCSVLYSCVRTASSSSKITMSDHILAKEGSGEGDGGEAGNSGETKVFDNEGDGVAYSWSFFHVVFALATLYVMMTLTNWYNPSSQLSKENVASMWIKITSSWLCVGLYVWTLVAPAIFPDRDFN; encoded by the exons ATGGGCGCTGTATTGGGTCTTTGTTCAGCTGCACAG CTAGCATGCTGTTGCGGCAGTGCAGCATGTTCTCTGTGCTGCTCAGCATGTCCTTCCTGTTCAAACTCTACATCGACAAGACTTATGTACACTCTTATGTTATTACTGATGACAGTGGTGGCTTGCATTACATTGGCTCCGGGATTACATGAAGAAATGAAAAAG GTCCCATTTTGTGCAAATTCTACAGGGTTGATACCAGGCAACTTCAAAGTTGATTGTGATCAGGCAGTTGGCTATCTTGCTGtttatag GGTCTGCTTCGCTACATgcctatttttcatatttatggCACTTTTAACAATAGGGGTGAAGTCTTCTAAAGATCCCCGAACTGGCATACAAAAtgg ATTCTGGggcattaaatatttagtagTAATTGGTGCAACCATTGGTGCCTTTTTTATTCCAGAGGGTCAATTTGCTTCAACTTGGATGGTATTTGGAATGATAGGAggcttttgttttattattattcaacttATACTGATTATTGACTTTGCACACTCTTGGGCTGAAAAGTGGGTTT CAAACTATGAAGAATCTCAATCAAAAGGATGGTATTCTGCTCTTCTTCTTTCAATGCTAACTTGTTATTCTCTTACTATTGCGGGCATTGCATTGCTCTTTACTTACTACACTACg CCAAATGGATGTGACTTGTCCAAATTCTTCATTTCAATTAATCTTATCCTGGTTGTCATTGCCAGTGGTATCTCAATCCTTCCTTCTGTGCAAGAACACCAACCCCGCTCTGGCCTCCTGCAGTCTGCTGTTGTTTCTCTTTATGTTACATACCTTACATGGTCAGCACTATCTAATTCTGCTGGCGAATGCAATGCTAGCATCTCCACCACCAATGAG GAGACACAAGAAGATATTTACTGG TCGTCATTTGATAAGCAGTCCATCATCGGGTTAATAATTTGGGTATGCAGCGTGTTGTACTCCTGCGTCCGTACCGCCTCTTCTTCCTCCAAAATCACGATGTCGGATCATATTCTCGCTAAAGAAGGCAGTGGAG AGGGAGATGGAGGCGAGGCTGGCAATAGCGGAGAGACAAAAGTGTTCGACAATGAGGGTGATGGTGTTGCGTACTCGTGGAGTTTCTTCCACGTTGTCTTTGCACTGGCAACACTCTATGTTATGATGACACTCACCAATTGGTACAA CCCAAGCTCGCAGCTATCTAAGGAGAATGTAGCGTCAATGTGGATCAAGATCACATCGTCGTGGCTCTGCGTTGGTCTCTACGTGTGGACCCTGGTCGCACCCGCCATTTTCCCCGATAGGGACTTCAACTAA
- the LOC123701805 gene encoding probable serine incorporator isoform X2, whose product MGAVLGLCSAAQLACCCGSAACSLCCSACPSCSNSTSTRLMYTLMLLLMTVVACITLAPGLHEEMKKVPFCANSTGLIPGNFKVDCDQAVGYLAVYRVCFATCLFFIFMALLTIGVKSSKDPRTGIQNGFWGIKYLVVIGATIGAFFIPEGQFASTWMVFGMIGGFCFIIIQLILIIDFAHSWAEKWVSNYEESQSKGWYSALLLSMLTCYSLTIAGIALLFTYYTTPNGCDLSKFFISINLILVVIASGISILPSVQEHQPRSGLLQSAVVSLYVTYLTWSALSNSAGECNASISTTNEETQEDIYWSSFDKQSIIGLIIWVCSVLYSCVRTASSSSKITMSDHILAKEGSGGYDSIEGDGGEAGNSGETKVFDNEGDGVAYSWSFFHVVFALATLYVMMTLTNWYNPSSQLSKENVASMWIKITSSWLCVGLYVWTLVAPAIFPDRDFN is encoded by the exons ATGGGCGCTGTATTGGGTCTTTGTTCAGCTGCACAG CTAGCATGCTGTTGCGGCAGTGCAGCATGTTCTCTGTGCTGCTCAGCATGTCCTTCCTGTTCAAACTCTACATCGACAAGACTTATGTACACTCTTATGTTATTACTGATGACAGTGGTGGCTTGCATTACATTGGCTCCGGGATTACATGAAGAAATGAAAAAG GTCCCATTTTGTGCAAATTCTACAGGGTTGATACCAGGCAACTTCAAAGTTGATTGTGATCAGGCAGTTGGCTATCTTGCTGtttatag GGTCTGCTTCGCTACATgcctatttttcatatttatggCACTTTTAACAATAGGGGTGAAGTCTTCTAAAGATCCCCGAACTGGCATACAAAAtgg ATTCTGGggcattaaatatttagtagTAATTGGTGCAACCATTGGTGCCTTTTTTATTCCAGAGGGTCAATTTGCTTCAACTTGGATGGTATTTGGAATGATAGGAggcttttgttttattattattcaacttATACTGATTATTGACTTTGCACACTCTTGGGCTGAAAAGTGGGTTT CAAACTATGAAGAATCTCAATCAAAAGGATGGTATTCTGCTCTTCTTCTTTCAATGCTAACTTGTTATTCTCTTACTATTGCGGGCATTGCATTGCTCTTTACTTACTACACTACg CCAAATGGATGTGACTTGTCCAAATTCTTCATTTCAATTAATCTTATCCTGGTTGTCATTGCCAGTGGTATCTCAATCCTTCCTTCTGTGCAAGAACACCAACCCCGCTCTGGCCTCCTGCAGTCTGCTGTTGTTTCTCTTTATGTTACATACCTTACATGGTCAGCACTATCTAATTCTGCTGGCGAATGCAATGCTAGCATCTCCACCACCAATGAG GAGACACAAGAAGATATTTACTGG TCGTCATTTGATAAGCAGTCCATCATCGGGTTAATAATTTGGGTATGCAGCGTGTTGTACTCCTGCGTCCGTACCGCCTCTTCTTCCTCCAAAATCACGATGTCGGATCATATTCTCGCTAAAGAAGGCAGTGGAG GTTATGATTCCATAGAGGGAGATGGAGGCGAGGCTGGCAATAGCGGAGAGACAAAAGTGTTCGACAATGAGGGTGATGGTGTTGCGTACTCGTGGAGTTTCTTCCACGTTGTCTTTGCACTGGCAACACTCTATGTTATGATGACACTCACCAATTGGTACAA CCCAAGCTCGCAGCTATCTAAGGAGAATGTAGCGTCAATGTGGATCAAGATCACATCGTCGTGGCTCTGCGTTGGTCTCTACGTGTGGACCCTGGTCGCACCCGCCATTTTCCCCGATAGGGACTTCAACTAA
- the LOC123701833 gene encoding O-glucosyltransferase rumi homolog encodes MAYGILRFSTLILFVNILIFTKSDSETETCSSETSCLEDRNRYSKEINEWTSKISKLIELAEANFAPCIAANCSCHASVIDNDLEKFKSGITKDMVDNAFLKGTKYQIIEGKLYRQKECHFPARCTGIEHYLKALAPKLPNIELSVNTRDWPQVNHLWGHKMIPVFSFSKTKDYDDIMYPAWSFWDGGPAISLYPTGIGRWDQHRLKITAAADKVPWDKKKGQAFFRGSRTSEERDALILLSRANPDLVDAKYTKNQAWKSDADTLYAEPAKEVSFEDHCKYKYLFNYRGVAASFRFKHLFLCKSLVFHVGEDWLEFFYPSLKPWIHYIPISPKATKEEIVKYINYFKDNDALAKQIAERGYQHIWDNLRDKDVKCYWKKLLKKYEKLLKYKVIKSDDLIQL; translated from the exons ATGGCATATGGGATACTTAGATTTTCAACACtgatattatttgttaatattttaatttttaccaaGTCTGATTCTGAAACCGAAACATGTTCTAGTGAAACTTCATGTTTAGAAGATAGAAATAGATACTCAAAAG AAATAAATGAATGGACTTCAAAAATTAGTAAGCTAATTGAATTAGCTGAAGCAAACTTTGCTCCTTGCATTGCTGCTAACTGTTCCTGCCATGCTAGTGTAATAGATAATGATTTGGAGAAGTTTAAAAGTGGTATTACAAAAGACATGGTAGATAATGCTTTTTTGAAGGGCACTAAATATCAG atAATAGAAGGTAAATTATATCGTCAAAAAGAATGTCATTTCCCTGCAAGGTGTACTGGAATAGAACATTATTTGAAGGCTTTAGCTCCAAAATTACCAAATATAGAATTATCAGTGAACACAAGGGATTGGCCACAAGTTAATCATTTGTGGGGTCATAAAATGATACCAGTGTTTTCATTTAGTAAg ACAAAAGATTACGATGATATAATGTACCCTGCTTGGAGTTTTTGGGATGGAGGTCCAGCAATATCACTGTATCCAACAGGCATTGGTCGATGGGACCAGCATAGATTGAAAATAACTGCTGCAGCAGATAA AGTCCCATGGGATAAGAAAAAAGGACAAGCTTTCTTTAGGGGTTCAAGAACTAGTGAAGAAAGAGATgcattaatattgttatcaagAGCAAATCCTGATCTTGTTGATGCAAAGTATACAAAAAATCAAGCTTGGAAATCTGATGCT GATACTTTGTATGCAGAACCAGCTAAAGAAGTATCTTTTGAAGATCACTGCAAATATAAATACCTTTTCAACTACAGAGGTGTGGCCGCTAGTTTTAGGTTCAAGCATCTGTTTCTGTGCAAGTCTTTAGTTTTTCATGTGGGAGAGGattggttggaattcttcTATCCATCACTGAAGCCTTGGATACATTATATACCAATAAGTCCAAAGGCAACAAAAGAAGAAATTGTCAAGTACATTAACTACTTCAAAGACAATGATGCATTGGCAAAACAGATTGCTGAGAGAGGTTATCAACATATTTGGGATAATTTGAGAGATAAAGATGTTAAATGTTACTGGAAAAAGTTgttaaaaaagtatgaaaAACTACTAAAGTACAAAGTTATAAAAAGTGATGATCTTATACAACTATGA